A portion of the Hoplias malabaricus isolate fHopMal1 chromosome 1, fHopMal1.hap1, whole genome shotgun sequence genome contains these proteins:
- the zgc:162730 gene encoding mRNA decay activator protein ZFP36: MSDTYDDIRRNLVILRSSLFSTDSLSSEQLSDEWPSEIWSKSSSQTNVINGKPQLPFRSDRSMSLTDSYLPNYGCRKTPEVPPPPGFPPLAPASPNRYKTELCRSYQEHGSCKYGVKCQFAHGENELRGLYRHPKYKTEACRTFYKFGYCPYGTRCHFIHEEKLAERRAQRQPLRQSVSFAGFLGARSVSPPASYEPSGFARASSISPPPLSDILSPVFGDASREMFAFPQSRRGEADPHAAPIVPEQQTSSCCMCGGHGSGFQASRSGKENRINIQRFASDESLSDRESYSSAGSASGSESPTFDSANGKRLTVFARMSLSE; the protein is encoded by the exons ATGTCCGACACATACGACGACATTCGTCGG AATCTAGTGATCCTGCGAAGTTCGCTTTTTTCAACAGACAGCCTCAGCTCTGAGCAGCTGAGCGACGAATGGCCGTCTGAGATCTGGAGCAAGAGCTCGTCTCAAACAAATGTCATAAACGGAAAACCGCAGCTGCCATTCAGGTCCGACCGCTCCATGAGCCTCACCGACAGCTATCTGCCTAACTATGGTTGTCGTAAAACTCCCGAAGTGCCCCCGCCGCCCGGTTTCCCGCCGCTTGCTCCGGCGTCGCCCAACCGCTACAAGACGGAGCTGTGCCGGAGTTACCAGGAGCACGGCAGCTGCAAGTACGGCGTCAAATGTCAGTTCGCCCACGGCGAAAATGAGCTACGTGGCCTCTACAGGCATCCAAAGTACAAGACGGAGGCGTGCCGTACATTCTACAAATTCGGATACTGTCCTTATGGGACCCGCTGTCATTTCATCCACGAGGAGAAGCTCGCTGAGCGCCGAGCCCAGCGCCAACCTCTTCGACAGAGCGTGAGCTTCGCCGGTTTCCTAGGGGCTCGCAGTGTCTCTCCACCAGCGTCCTACGAGCCCTCAGGCTTCGCCCGCGCCTCCTCCATCTCGCCGCCTCCCCTGTCCGACATTTTGTCACCGGTCTTCGGTGACGCTTCTCGCGAGATGTTTGCCTTCCCTCAGAGCCGAAGGGGCGAGGCGGACCCCCACGCCGCACCCATAGTACCCGAGCAGCAGACATCGTCGTGCTGTATGTGCGGCGGCCACGGCAGCGGCTTCCAGGCTTCAAGAAGCGGCAAAGAGAACCGTATCAACATCCAGCGCTTCGCATCTGACGAGTCGCTGTCGGACCGCGAGAGCTACAGCAGCGCGGGAAGCGCGAGCGGCTCCGAGTCACCAACGTTCGACAGCGCCAACGGCAAACGGCTCACTGTGTTTGCCCGGATGTCGCTCTCCGAATGA